From Amycolatopsis sp. cg9, one genomic window encodes:
- a CDS encoding LuxR C-terminal-related transcriptional regulator, with amino-acid sequence MGRKADVAEVKQLLTRARLVTLTGVGGVGKTRLAVQTAAGLSRAFPDGVWLVELAGLQDPALVAHTVLEALGVHDETGRGPAAVLAEHLRDRRTLVVLDNCEHLLDACAGLAHDLLRAAPGLRLLATSRERLALAGEHLWPVPPLPVPEPGRPLAGGAWLRYPALTLFAERAAAVDPEFAVTEENQERVGSICRLLAGIPLAIELAAVRLRVLTLAELETGLGDCFGLPGTVKRGGEPRHQTLRAAVEWSFALCSPAERHLWARASVFAGGFDLAAAERVCAGDGLPAAELRNRLAGLVEKSVLIREADGDRQRFRLLEPLRQFGRDKLAASGETAVVLRRMRDHYLDVAERSERAWFGPEQADIFRRTRLEHANLRAALDYSLTEPGELGTGLRLASTLWFYWAGCGVFGEGRHWLDRALALAEPDAERAKALCVNGYVATLQGDRAAAVAMLEECRAYARRTGDEVALAYATHRLGCNLLVGDDVGDAKALFEEAQARYRQLGELNSNVMLAGIELAIASIFLGDLDRAGRLCEEACATGVAHGEQWAHAYAIYAQALVALGRGDLDRAAERGRDCLRVKSTFHDLLGIVLAIEALAWTEAARERWEPAAIMLGSAQQIWQAVGFPMFGSRYFGAPHGECETRTRRALGDGPFEAAVRRGREFGLPEAIAYALGDLGPPRPEAADPERPTPLTDREGEVAFLIAEGRSNQEIADRLVISRRTAEGHVNRILRKLGFDSRAQVAAWAARNPQVPTPQS; translated from the coding sequence GTGGGACGCAAGGCCGACGTCGCCGAGGTCAAGCAGCTGCTGACGCGGGCGCGGCTGGTCACGCTGACCGGGGTGGGCGGGGTCGGCAAGACCCGGCTCGCCGTGCAGACCGCCGCCGGGCTGTCCCGCGCGTTCCCCGACGGTGTCTGGCTGGTCGAACTCGCCGGGCTGCAGGACCCGGCGCTCGTGGCGCACACGGTGCTCGAGGCGCTGGGCGTGCACGACGAAACCGGCCGGGGCCCGGCGGCCGTGCTCGCCGAACACCTGCGGGACCGCCGGACGCTGGTGGTCCTGGACAACTGCGAGCACCTCCTCGACGCCTGCGCCGGGCTGGCCCACGACCTGCTGCGGGCCGCGCCGGGACTCCGGTTGCTCGCGACCAGCCGGGAGCGGCTCGCGCTGGCCGGCGAGCACCTGTGGCCGGTCCCGCCGCTGCCCGTGCCGGAACCGGGCCGCCCGCTGGCCGGCGGGGCGTGGCTGCGCTACCCGGCGCTGACGCTGTTCGCCGAGCGCGCGGCCGCGGTCGACCCGGAGTTCGCGGTCACGGAGGAGAACCAGGAGCGCGTCGGCTCGATCTGCCGCCTGCTGGCCGGGATCCCGCTGGCGATCGAGCTGGCCGCCGTCCGGCTGCGGGTGCTGACGCTGGCGGAGCTGGAAACCGGGCTGGGCGACTGCTTCGGGTTGCCCGGCACGGTGAAGCGCGGCGGTGAGCCGCGGCACCAGACGCTGCGGGCCGCCGTCGAATGGAGCTTCGCGTTGTGCAGCCCGGCCGAACGGCACCTGTGGGCGCGAGCGTCGGTCTTCGCAGGCGGCTTCGACCTGGCGGCGGCCGAGCGTGTCTGCGCCGGCGACGGGCTGCCCGCCGCCGAGCTGCGGAACCGGCTCGCCGGGCTGGTGGAGAAGTCGGTGCTGATCCGCGAGGCCGACGGCGACCGGCAGCGGTTCCGGCTGCTGGAGCCGCTGCGGCAGTTCGGCCGCGACAAGCTGGCCGCGTCCGGCGAGACGGCGGTGGTGCTGCGGCGGATGCGGGACCACTACCTCGACGTCGCCGAGCGGAGCGAGCGGGCGTGGTTCGGCCCGGAGCAGGCGGACATCTTCCGGCGGACCCGCCTGGAACACGCGAACCTGCGGGCCGCGCTGGACTACAGCCTGACGGAACCGGGCGAGCTTGGGACGGGCCTCCGGCTGGCCTCGACGCTCTGGTTCTACTGGGCGGGCTGCGGGGTGTTCGGCGAGGGCCGCCACTGGCTCGACCGCGCCCTCGCCCTCGCCGAACCCGACGCGGAACGAGCGAAAGCGTTGTGCGTCAACGGGTACGTCGCGACGTTGCAGGGCGACCGGGCGGCCGCCGTGGCGATGCTGGAGGAGTGCCGCGCCTACGCGCGGCGGACCGGTGACGAGGTCGCGCTGGCGTACGCGACGCACCGGCTCGGCTGCAACCTGCTGGTCGGGGACGACGTCGGCGACGCGAAGGCGCTGTTCGAAGAGGCGCAGGCCCGCTACCGGCAGCTCGGCGAGCTCAACAGCAACGTGATGCTGGCGGGCATCGAACTGGCCATCGCGTCCATCTTCCTGGGCGACCTCGACCGCGCGGGCCGCCTGTGCGAAGAGGCGTGCGCGACCGGCGTCGCCCACGGCGAGCAGTGGGCGCACGCGTACGCGATCTACGCGCAGGCCCTGGTCGCACTGGGGCGCGGCGACCTCGACCGGGCGGCCGAACGCGGGCGGGACTGCCTGCGCGTGAAGAGCACGTTCCACGACCTGCTCGGCATCGTCCTGGCGATCGAGGCGCTGGCGTGGACCGAAGCCGCGCGCGAACGCTGGGAACCGGCCGCGATCATGCTGGGCTCGGCCCAGCAGATCTGGCAGGCGGTCGGCTTCCCGATGTTCGGCTCGCGGTACTTCGGCGCCCCGCACGGCGAATGCGAGACACGGACCCGGCGTGCGCTGGGGGACGGGCCGTTCGAAGCGGCGGTCCGGCGCGGGCGCGAATTCGGCCTGCCGGAGGCGATCGCCTACGCACTGGGCGACCTGGGCCCGCCCCGCCCCGAGGCAGCGGACCCGGAGCGGCCGACGCCGTTGACGGACCGGGAAGGGGAAGTCGCGTTCCTGATCGCGGAGGGCCGGTCCAACCAGGAGATCGCGGACCGGCTGGTGATTTCCCGGCGCACGGCGGAAGGGCACGTGAACCGGATCCTGCGGAAGCTGGGGTTCGACTCGCGTGCGCAGGTGGCGGCTTGGGCGGCGCGGAACCCGCAGGTGCCGACGCCGCAATCGTGA
- a CDS encoding cupin domain-containing protein: MQIRHTPAAAAAPAHAVTGSAWITPLATPEGASRTQVDRVHFAPGARTRWHRHPLGQVLVVTEGMGHVQSRGTPPRLIRPGDTVRVAPGEWHWHGATDTTPLTHLAIEELPADGTPTELGSIPELDELPVATRALVLEQHLPAPRVIDHFEIRRISIAPGGGTGLHVHNGPVFGSIEKGSAVYQIEGEPPVLLSRGDVFYEPEATRIARFDAQGEGVTFVAHFPAGPGETPRLDQVTP; encoded by the coding sequence ATGCAGATCCGCCACACCCCCGCGGCTGCGGCCGCCCCCGCCCACGCGGTCACCGGCAGCGCGTGGATCACGCCACTGGCCACCCCCGAAGGCGCGTCGCGCACGCAGGTCGACCGGGTGCACTTCGCCCCGGGCGCCCGCACCCGCTGGCACCGCCACCCGCTCGGCCAGGTCCTGGTCGTGACGGAGGGAATGGGCCACGTCCAGAGCCGGGGCACCCCGCCCCGGCTGATCCGCCCGGGCGACACGGTCCGCGTGGCACCGGGCGAGTGGCACTGGCACGGCGCCACCGACACGACGCCGTTGACCCACCTGGCGATCGAGGAACTCCCGGCGGACGGCACGCCGACGGAACTCGGCTCGATCCCGGAACTCGACGAGCTACCCGTGGCGACCCGCGCCCTGGTGCTGGAGCAGCACCTCCCGGCACCCCGCGTGATCGACCACTTCGAGATCCGCCGCATCTCGATCGCCCCCGGCGGCGGAACCGGGTTGCACGTCCACAACGGACCGGTGTTCGGCAGCATCGAAAAAGGTTCGGCGGTGTACCAGATCGAGGGCGAACCCCCGGTGCTGCTGAGCCGCGGTGACGTCTTCTACGAGCCCGAGGCGACGCGGATCGCGCGGTTCGACGCCCAGGGCGAGGGGGTCACGTTCGTGGCCCACTTCCCCGCCGGCCCCGGCGAAACCCCGCGACTGGACCAGGTCACCCCTTGA
- a CDS encoding tol-pal system YbgF family protein, producing the protein MTNSEFDLRRAIPDRPGPRDVEQLEAQTRALRSVDYRSGGGMCRDAVLVRIQRGHELLRASVAEPVRTRLCTAVADLHNLAAWTSFDSGHVGAAHHHLDLALSLAEHCGQDDLAANLRYRRGRIHLHHGAADEALAQFQHGRLAARRSGSALAASILSANQAWAYAEKGDEQLALDLLDRAGEEFEAAGPGEPPDWARFFTETDVSAMAGTVHTELAVRVRPHRARAAIAALTRAVGRYDQDMARSRSFCLAMLATDHLIDGELERGAEIGTEAVDTAETLKSVRTKDRLRPLKLEAEKHRGHAGVRALADHITAFAVSSTHV; encoded by the coding sequence ATGACCAACTCCGAGTTCGACCTTCGCCGAGCGATCCCCGACCGGCCCGGTCCGCGGGACGTTGAGCAGCTGGAAGCGCAGACCAGGGCGTTGCGGTCGGTCGATTACCGCAGCGGCGGCGGCATGTGCCGTGACGCCGTGCTCGTCCGGATCCAGCGCGGACACGAGCTGCTCCGGGCGTCCGTGGCCGAGCCGGTGCGGACGCGGCTGTGCACCGCGGTGGCCGACCTGCACAACCTGGCCGCGTGGACGAGCTTCGACAGCGGGCACGTCGGGGCCGCGCACCACCACCTCGACCTGGCGCTGAGCCTGGCCGAGCACTGCGGGCAGGACGACCTGGCCGCCAACCTCCGCTACCGGCGCGGCCGGATCCACCTGCACCACGGGGCCGCGGACGAAGCGCTCGCCCAGTTCCAGCACGGCAGGCTGGCGGCGCGGCGATCCGGATCGGCGCTGGCGGCGAGCATCCTCAGCGCGAACCAGGCGTGGGCGTACGCCGAAAAGGGCGACGAGCAGCTCGCGCTCGACCTGCTCGACCGGGCCGGCGAAGAGTTCGAGGCGGCCGGCCCCGGCGAACCGCCGGACTGGGCGCGGTTCTTCACCGAGACCGACGTCTCCGCGATGGCCGGCACGGTGCACACCGAACTCGCCGTGCGCGTCCGCCCCCACCGCGCCCGGGCCGCGATCGCCGCGCTGACCCGCGCGGTCGGCCGCTACGACCAGGACATGGCCCGCAGCCGCTCCTTCTGCCTGGCGATGCTGGCCACCGACCACCTGATCGACGGCGAGCTGGAGCGCGGCGCGGAGATCGGCACCGAAGCGGTCGACACGGCCGAGACGCTGAAGTCCGTCCGCACCAAGGACCGCCTGCGGCCGCTCAAGCTGGAGGCGGAGAAGCACCGCGGCCACGCCGGCGTCCGCGCGCTGGCCGACCACATCACCGCGTTCGCGGTGAGCTCGACGCACGTCTGA
- a CDS encoding heavy metal translocating P-type ATPase translates to MSDACCGPGDDHDEAGPPEARQRFWQVPEIRLAGIAGILLAGGLAAGRLDWRPGEVGLLLAAAAAGGWTFVPGTLRALAQRRVGVGTLMTIALVGALVLGQFAEAAMLAFLFSISEALEDYSLARTRRGLRALLALVPDEVRVVRGGRESTIAPADLRIGDRMLIRAGERIASDGIVLSGRSAVDTSAITGESVPVETGPGAGVYAGAINGTGVLTVEATATVDGNSLAKVVRVVEDAQRRKGDRQRLADRIARPLVPAVMVLAVLVAGLGALVGDPVTWLERALVVLVAAAPCAMAISVPVTVIAAVGAASRFGVLVKGGAALETLGAVRVVALDKTGTLTRNRPVVTEVVPADGVTGDSVLEVAAALEARSEHPLAAAILAAAGPPAAAESVVTVPGAGLEGIVGGTPARLGNPTWISAGPLGDAVSRLEESGTTVAVVERGGTVLGVVGIRDELRPEAAEVVTELRAAGVEVAMLTGDNARTAAALAAQAGIGQVHAGLKPTDKAGLVRSMQGRRGAVAMVGDGVNDAPALATADVGIAMGAMGSDVAIETADVALMGTDLRHLPQALRHARRARGIMLQNIGLSAAIVLTLVPLAAFGVLSLATVVFVHELAEVFVIGNGVRAGRLRPLRGETAPGPVAIQRVPIRMESEEDGCACCAPGEESAAGQLRRS, encoded by the coding sequence ATGAGCGACGCGTGCTGCGGGCCCGGCGACGACCACGACGAGGCCGGCCCGCCCGAAGCCCGGCAGCGGTTCTGGCAGGTCCCCGAGATCCGCCTGGCCGGCATCGCGGGCATCCTGCTGGCCGGCGGACTCGCCGCCGGCCGGCTGGACTGGCGACCCGGCGAGGTCGGCCTGCTCCTGGCCGCCGCGGCGGCCGGTGGCTGGACGTTCGTGCCCGGCACCCTGCGCGCCCTGGCCCAGCGCCGGGTCGGCGTCGGCACCCTGATGACGATCGCGCTCGTGGGGGCGTTGGTGCTCGGCCAGTTCGCCGAAGCGGCGATGCTGGCTTTCCTGTTCTCGATCAGCGAGGCCCTCGAGGACTACTCGCTGGCGCGCACCCGCCGTGGCCTGCGAGCACTGCTCGCCCTCGTGCCCGACGAGGTCCGCGTCGTGCGCGGCGGCCGCGAGTCGACGATCGCGCCGGCGGACCTGCGCATCGGCGACCGCATGCTGATCCGCGCCGGGGAACGGATCGCGAGCGACGGAATTGTCCTGAGTGGACGGTCCGCTGTGGACACCTCGGCGATCACCGGCGAGTCGGTCCCGGTGGAGACCGGCCCGGGCGCCGGGGTGTACGCGGGCGCGATCAACGGTACCGGCGTGCTCACGGTCGAGGCGACCGCGACGGTCGACGGCAACTCGCTGGCGAAGGTCGTCCGGGTGGTCGAGGACGCCCAGCGGCGGAAGGGGGACCGGCAGCGGCTGGCCGACCGGATCGCCCGTCCGCTGGTCCCCGCGGTCATGGTGCTGGCCGTGCTGGTCGCCGGGCTCGGCGCGCTGGTCGGCGATCCGGTCACCTGGCTCGAGCGGGCGCTGGTCGTGCTGGTCGCGGCCGCTCCGTGCGCGATGGCGATCTCGGTCCCGGTGACCGTGATCGCGGCCGTCGGCGCGGCGAGCCGCTTCGGCGTGCTGGTCAAGGGCGGCGCCGCGCTGGAGACCCTGGGCGCCGTCCGGGTCGTCGCGCTGGACAAGACCGGCACGCTGACCCGCAACCGCCCGGTGGTCACCGAGGTCGTGCCCGCCGACGGCGTCACCGGCGACAGTGTTCTCGAGGTCGCCGCGGCGCTCGAGGCGCGGAGCGAACACCCGCTGGCCGCGGCCATCCTCGCCGCCGCCGGGCCGCCGGCCGCGGCCGAATCGGTCGTCACGGTCCCGGGAGCCGGCCTCGAAGGGATCGTCGGCGGCACCCCGGCGCGACTGGGCAACCCGACCTGGATCAGCGCGGGACCGCTGGGTGACGCGGTTTCCCGGCTGGAAGAGAGCGGGACGACGGTCGCCGTCGTCGAGCGCGGCGGCACCGTGCTCGGGGTGGTCGGGATCCGGGACGAGCTGCGCCCGGAAGCCGCCGAGGTCGTGACCGAGCTGCGGGCCGCGGGCGTCGAGGTCGCCATGCTGACCGGCGACAACGCCCGCACCGCCGCCGCGCTGGCGGCCCAGGCCGGGATCGGGCAGGTCCACGCCGGGCTCAAGCCCACGGACAAGGCCGGCCTCGTGCGGAGCATGCAGGGCCGCCGAGGCGCGGTCGCGATGGTCGGTGACGGCGTCAACGACGCCCCGGCGCTCGCGACCGCCGACGTCGGCATCGCGATGGGGGCGATGGGCAGCGACGTCGCCATCGAGACCGCCGACGTCGCGCTGATGGGCACCGACCTGCGCCACCTGCCCCAAGCGCTGCGCCACGCCCGCCGGGCGCGCGGGATCATGCTGCAGAACATCGGCCTGTCCGCCGCGATCGTGCTGACCCTGGTGCCGCTGGCGGCGTTCGGTGTGCTGAGCCTGGCCACGGTGGTGTTCGTGCACGAGCTGGCCGAGGTGTTCGTCATCGGCAACGGCGTCCGGGCCGGACGGCTGCGCCCGCTGCGCGGCGAGACCGCCCCCGGACCTGTGGCGATCCAACGGGTTCCCATCCGTATGGAGTCCGAAGAGGACGGTTGCGCGTGTTGTGCGCCGGGCGAGGAGTCCGCGGCCGGGCAGCTCCGACGATCGTGA
- a CDS encoding DoxX family protein encodes MNLALWIAAGTLALVALAGGVSKAFVPREKLAAAPGGEWTAAAKPGFVKGLGVLELLAAAGLVLPALTGIAPVLVPVTAVCWVLLMIGAMITHVRHGSANLVVLNVAYLAVAVFVAWGRFAV; translated from the coding sequence ATGAACCTGGCGCTGTGGATCGCCGCCGGCACGCTCGCGCTCGTCGCGCTCGCCGGGGGTGTCAGCAAAGCCTTCGTGCCCAGGGAGAAGCTGGCCGCCGCGCCGGGCGGGGAGTGGACCGCCGCGGCCAAGCCCGGGTTCGTCAAGGGGCTCGGGGTGCTCGAACTGCTCGCCGCCGCCGGGCTGGTGCTGCCCGCGCTGACCGGGATCGCGCCCGTGCTCGTGCCGGTGACCGCCGTCTGCTGGGTGCTGCTGATGATCGGTGCGATGATCACCCACGTCCGGCACGGCAGCGCGAACCTGGTGGTCCTGAACGTCGCGTACCTCGCCGTGGCCGTGTTCGTCGCCTGGGGGCGGTTCGCGGTCTGA
- a CDS encoding ATP/GTP-binding protein, whose product MASSSTDGTGTDLVPTPVKIIVAGGFGAGKTTMVGSVSEIPPLTTEEVLTEASAGIDDLSGVERKTTTTVALDFGRITISPRHVLYLFGTPGQARFWFMWDDLARGAIGTVVLVDTRRLETSFAAIDFFERRKIPFVVAVNCFDNAPRYTADEIREALVVPDRVPIVMCDARDRDSSKLALIRLVKHAMTVVPARV is encoded by the coding sequence ATGGCCTCATCAAGTACTGACGGCACGGGGACCGACCTGGTCCCGACGCCGGTCAAGATCATCGTCGCCGGCGGGTTCGGCGCCGGGAAGACCACGATGGTCGGTTCGGTCAGCGAGATCCCGCCGCTGACGACCGAAGAGGTGCTCACCGAGGCGAGCGCCGGGATCGACGACCTGTCCGGCGTGGAGCGCAAGACCACCACGACGGTCGCGCTCGACTTCGGCCGGATCACCATCTCGCCGCGGCACGTGCTGTACCTGTTCGGGACGCCGGGGCAGGCGCGCTTCTGGTTCATGTGGGACGACCTGGCGCGCGGGGCGATCGGGACGGTCGTGCTGGTCGACACCCGGCGGCTGGAAACCAGCTTCGCCGCCATCGACTTCTTCGAGCGGCGGAAGATCCCGTTCGTCGTCGCGGTGAACTGCTTCGACAACGCGCCGCGCTACACCGCCGACGAGATCCGCGAGGCCCTCGTGGTCCCGGATCGAGTGCCGATCGTCATGTGTGACGCGCGTGACAGGGACTCCAGCAAGCTCGCGCTGATCCGGTTGGTGAAGCACGCGATGACGGTCGTGCCCGCCCGGGTCTGA
- a CDS encoding RNA polymerase sigma-70 factor, producing the protein MNATDTFVAHRNLLFTVAYEMLGSAADAEDVLQETWLRWADVDPAGVRDERAYLVRITTRLALNRLRTMKRRKEAYVGPWLPEPLLTTPDVAEDVELAESVSMALMLVLETLAPTERAVFVLREVFDFGYDEIAAAVGKTPAAVRQIAHRARRHVDARRPRETVTARETRAVLESFQRALESRDLQGLLDVLAPDVVMMSDGGGVKQAVPRPITGADRLARLVLGGIAKNDAALTTEATVVNGNPGLTLHLDGELDGVMAVRVEGGRIAGLYYVRNPEKLTRVGSETPLTLR; encoded by the coding sequence ATGAACGCCACCGACACCTTCGTCGCCCACCGGAACCTGCTGTTCACCGTCGCCTACGAGATGCTCGGGTCCGCGGCCGACGCCGAGGACGTGCTGCAGGAAACCTGGCTGCGGTGGGCGGACGTCGACCCGGCCGGGGTGCGCGACGAACGCGCCTACCTGGTCCGGATCACCACCCGCCTGGCGCTCAACCGGCTGCGCACCATGAAGCGCCGCAAGGAGGCCTACGTCGGCCCCTGGCTCCCGGAACCGCTGCTCACCACGCCGGACGTCGCCGAGGACGTCGAGCTCGCCGAGAGCGTTTCGATGGCGCTCATGCTCGTCCTCGAAACGCTCGCGCCGACCGAACGCGCCGTCTTCGTGCTGCGCGAGGTCTTCGACTTCGGGTACGACGAGATCGCGGCCGCCGTCGGCAAGACCCCCGCCGCCGTCCGGCAGATCGCGCACCGCGCGCGGCGGCACGTCGACGCCCGGCGCCCGCGCGAGACCGTCACCGCGCGCGAAACCCGGGCGGTGCTGGAGTCGTTCCAGCGCGCGCTGGAAAGCCGGGACCTGCAAGGACTCCTCGACGTCCTCGCCCCCGACGTCGTCATGATGAGCGACGGCGGCGGCGTCAAGCAGGCCGTGCCGCGGCCGATCACCGGCGCCGACCGGCTCGCGCGCCTGGTCCTCGGCGGCATCGCCAAGAACGACGCCGCGCTCACCACCGAGGCCACCGTGGTCAACGGGAACCCGGGCCTCACCCTGCACCTCGACGGCGAGCTCGACGGCGTCATGGCCGTGCGGGTCGAGGGCGGGCGCATCGCCGGCCTCTACTACGTGCGCAATCCGGAGAAGCTGACCCGCGTCGGCTCCGAAACCCCGCTGACCCTGCGCTGA